Within Candidatus Methylomirabilota bacterium, the genomic segment CGGCGGCGTCCGTGAGTTTTTCGCGACCGCGTACGGCTGGAAGATCTTCTTCGGCGGAATGCTCGGAAGCGTCATGTGGTACAATGTGTGGTTCGTCATCTGGCCCGCGCAAAAGGTCATCATCGCCTCGGCGACGCAGGTCTCGAAGGGTGGCCAGGCGATCCCCGAGGCCGCCGCGCGCGGCCAGCGGGCCGGCTTCGCCTCGCGGACGAACACGCTGCTCTCGATCCCGATGCTCTTCTTCATGGGCGCGGCGAGCCACCTGTCGATGGCCGAGCCGACGACCCGCGGCGGCAAGGTCGGCGCGCTCGTCCTGCTCGCGATCGTGTTGATCGTGGCCGAGGTCAACGCGCTGGTCGGCACGACAGGCCCAGGCAAGAAG encodes:
- a CDS encoding urate hydroxylase PuuD is translated as MALFSGEGLLFLLRWFHFLAGITWIGLLYYFNFVQTPFFATADPPVRSGMIVGSLVGRALWWFRWGAMLTFITGWLIVFHRMGQYGGVREFFATAYGWKIFFGGMLGSVMWYNVWFVIWPAQKVIIASATQVSKGGQAIPEAAARGQRAGFASRTNTLLSIPMLFFMGAASHLSMAEPTTRGGKVGALVLLAIVLIVAEVNALVGTTGPGKKMLSTLTGTFWGGFILTAILYFVLAGIMG